The segment AGCTATATGCGGAGCTACTCGCTGGCCAGATAGCTCGCTTCGTTCGGCCATTCGGTGCACCTCATGGCCAGCCGATCAGGACCGGGCACAACGAGCAGAACGACGGTCGAAAGTGGAGTCTGTGTCGTCGAAATGTCGGACATCTTTCCAGCTCGCGCCAGGAACGGCGGCCTGAGCCCGATTGACAGCCTCGGGAGGGCGATTTGGGTCTGGCGCCGCCGATTCGATATCGTTCACGCCTTTGACCACCGGCCGGCGGTTTCCTTTCCTTCTCTTGTTGGCAAGGCAAGAGGAGCGATCCTGATCTCAGACTGGGCGGACCTATGGGGTCACGGCGGCATCGCCGAGGAGCGAGAGGGCGCCGGTCGGCTGCTTGGCATGCTGGACGATTTCTGGGAACGGAGGTTTCGTCAATGGGCGGATGGGGCGACGGTAATTACCTCGCACTTAGGCCGCCGCCTCGATGCCATGGGAATGCCGGCGCGGAGGCGACTTCTCCTTCCGCCTGGCGCAAACATCGACCTGATCCACCCCTTGGATCGAGCGGAGGCTCGCCGCTGGTGTGGGCTCCCCGTCGATGCCCGCATCGTCGTGTTCACTGGATTTGCGCCTTACGATGCCGAACTTCTGGGGGAAGTCGTCTGGCGGATCCTGGAAGGCGAACCGGCGGCGACCGTGGTCGCCACCGGGCGTATGCCGGAGGCCATGGGGATTGCGCTCCGACAACGGGGTTTGGCGGGAAGGCTTCGCGACCTGGGAGTTGTCCCCTTTGCTGATCTTGAGAAGGTGCTGGCCTGCGCCGACGTGTTGTTGCTGCCGTACGCCGACAAGGAAGTGAACCGGGGCCGTTTTCCGAACCGATTTGGCGACTACCTGGCGTCTGGCAGGGTGGTCGTGACCAACCGCACAGGGGACCTTGGCGATATGGTTGAAGCGAATCGGATCGCCGTGCTTGCTCCGGAGGAACCGGAGAAGTTCGCGCGTGAAGTAGTCGACCTCTTGAATGACCCGGCGCGTTGCGAGGAGTACGCTGTGCGGGCGCGCCGTTTTGCCGAGGAAGTCCTCAGCTGGCGAATGCTCGCGCGTCGCGTGGAGCAGTTCTACATCGAAGCCCTGTTCCCCCATTGAGCAGTGTTCGCTCTCGCCAATCAAAGGGTCACGGATCCGATCCGTGCTCAACACAACCCAAGGAGTGCCGGGTGGCTTGGCGAGTAGGCACGATGGGCGTCGGCCGATGCGCTCCTACTCCGTGGCCGAGCGCTTCTCGCTTTGGCGGAATCCCAGCCAGAACGTGTAAGCGACCCCGGTTTCCGTGAGCTGTAACAGGACGACGGCGATGCCGAGAAACACCGCGCCCCACAGTTGCATTCCGAGGACGGTCAGGGTGAGCGAGCCCATCATTGCCAGGAAGTACGTCAGGGCGAAACGATTGACGAAGCGAATCGGCGCCCGGACGCCCAGATCCGCTCGGGGCGGTACGACTGCGATGAGAAGTACTCCTGCAAGGGAGAGGTAGGGAATCCACGTCATGGCTTCCTGGTAGCGGGCACCATAGAACTGAGTCGCGATCGGAGGGACCAGGATTGCAGCGGCCAGTCCGCAAGCCAGGGCCAGGCCCCATATTCCGGCGAGCAGCCTCCTGTAGGATGAGCGTCGGAAGCGCACAAGGTCTGGCGCTAGGATCATCGCCAGGACGTTGCGGAGGAGTCGGAACGGGCGAGTGAGGACGGCCACAGCGGCGAAGGCGGCAACCTGGTTGAGAGGCAAGATCCTGCCGGCGACAGCGATCAGCCCCTGCTCGGGAAGGAGATCGGTCACGGAGGATGCCAGGAAAGCCATTCCCGACAGCCGCTGGCTTCTCGAAATTCCTTGCGGGCCGATCGGAAGGGTGCGCAGCAGAACCATGGTGGCTATGAACAAGGAGAATGCGGTTGCGGTGAGATGGGCAAGCAAGACCACGAGGAGGCTGATCTCTGGCCGATAGAAGAGCGCGAGCAGGCCCGGAACGAGGAGGAATGCGTTCGGGGCGCGAAGCAGAACCGCGGCCGAGGCGTGGTGGCCCTGCGAGTTGAGCATGGCAGACGCCGCAGCCAGCAGGGTCGCGAGAAAGGTGACTGTCAGGAGGTAGAGCGCGCTAGACGGGATGAAGCCATAAAGCAGGGCCAAGCCCATCGTGCACAGCGCGACCAAAGGCGCGGCGTAGGCTGCTGTCTGGGCAAGATCCCGCCTCCAGTCGAACACACCAGGGCCGGCAGCAGCATAGAGGCGGGTGATTACGGTTCCCCCTCCGAGGAGGGCCAGCAGGCTCAGGATGTCTGAAAGCGAAAGCAGGAGCGCCAGCGACCCTGCCTCGGATGCTGGTAGCTCTCGAAGCAAGAGGCTCAGCCCGATCAGCGTCGCCAGGCTTGTCAGGGAGGCGAAGACGCTGGGCCACCCGGCCAGGCCGATCCACCTGCGCATGCTCTCGGTCCAGCCGTGATGTTGGAGGGTTGGCGGCAATGTCATTCAGGACAAACCCATGGCGCGGGGAGAGGCTCCCAGTATAAGCGGCAAACCCAGGGCGGGTAGGCTGTTGGCGACGCTGTCCACTGCCATGCGCGTCGTGAGCCATGGGGCCTGTTCGGAAGCGGCGATCCTCATCTGCTGCGTTATTGGCGGATGGCCGGTTCCCTGAAGTGTTTTCCCATCGATCGGGCTAGAATGGTGTCGGAACTGGGCCCAGCAGCGATGACCCTGTGTAGATCATGAGAAAAGCCCTCGGCCTCACCCCCCTCAGCCAGTTGCTTCTCGCCCTGGATATTGCCCTCATCTCCCTCGGCCTGTGGCTGTCGTCGGTGGTGCGGCTTGCCCTGCCGCTCGGCCAGGAGATCACGGCCGTGGGCACAGCCCTCCCCTGGGTAGTGGTTGGCATGGCTGAAGTCTGCTGGGTGTCTGCTCTGGCGGTCTGGGGGGCCTACGATCCACGGCGTATCCTGCGTTGGTACCAGGAGGTCGGGCGGGTCTCGCTCGGCGCCGCCACCGGCAGCATGCTCCTGGCGGGCATGCTCTACCTGACCTTCCGCGAGGTGTCCCGATTGCAGTTCGGGTACTTCTTCACCATCAGCCTGGTCTTGCTGCTGCTGGCGCGGGCAGGGCTGCGGCTGTACCACCGGGCTCGAGGGAAATCGCGCCCCGGAGGACGAAACCGCATCCTGATCATCGGCGCCGGCGACCTGGGACAAAGGGCGGCGCAGCTCCTGATCGACCAGAGCCGGTGGGGCTACGCCCTAGCCGGCTTCCTCGACGACGATCCGGCGAAGGCCGGCGTCAGCTATCTGGGACACGCTGTCCTGGCTTCGGTGGACGACGTCGCTGGCGTTGCCTCGGACAGGAAGATCGATGAGGTCTGGGTCTGCCTCCCCGGGCGATCCTACGAACGAATCCAGTGGGTCGTCGCTCAGTTGGAGAAGCTGCCTGTAAGGATCAAGATCGCCCCGGACTACTTCTCTTTGGCGCTTGTCCGAGCTCGCGCCGAGGTCATGGGCGGCATCCCGTTCATCGGCCTGCGCGATCCGATCCTGACCGGATCGCAGCGGGCGTTCAAGCGCCTCTTTGACATTATGGGCGCCCTGGCCTTGCTGGCGATTCTTGCCATCCCGATGACGGCCAGCGCACTGGCAATCCGGTTGAATTCGGCCGGGCCCGTACTCTTCCGCCAGAAACGGGTGGGCGAGAACGGCAGGTTGTTCGGCATGCTCAAGTTCCGCACCATGCAGGCCGATGCCGAAGCCCTGCAGGATCAAGTTCTCGTCAAGACGGCCGACGGCCAGGTGATCCACAAGCAGCCCGGAGATCCGCGGGTGACGCGGGTTGGACGCTTTCTGCGCCGCTACAGCCTCGACGAGCTGCCCCAGCTGTGGAATGTGGTCCGCGGCCACATGAGCCTAGTCGGGCCGCGGCCGGAGATGCCCTGGCTCGTCGATCGCTATGAGGGTTGGCAGCGCAAGCGTTTCGCTGTTCCCCAGGGTGTCACCGGCTGGTGGCAG is part of the Anaerolineales bacterium genome and harbors:
- a CDS encoding glycosyltransferase; translation: MASRSGPGTTSRTTVESGVCVVEMSDIFPARARNGGLSPIDSLGRAIWVWRRRFDIVHAFDHRPAVSFPSLVGKARGAILISDWADLWGHGGIAEEREGAGRLLGMLDDFWERRFRQWADGATVITSHLGRRLDAMGMPARRRLLLPPGANIDLIHPLDRAEARRWCGLPVDARIVVFTGFAPYDAELLGEVVWRILEGEPAATVVATGRMPEAMGIALRQRGLAGRLRDLGVVPFADLEKVLACADVLLLPYADKEVNRGRFPNRFGDYLASGRVVVTNRTGDLGDMVEANRIAVLAPEEPEKFAREVVDLLNDPARCEEYAVRARRFAEEVLSWRMLARRVEQFYIEALFPH
- a CDS encoding sugar transferase — encoded protein: MRKALGLTPLSQLLLALDIALISLGLWLSSVVRLALPLGQEITAVGTALPWVVVGMAEVCWVSALAVWGAYDPRRILRWYQEVGRVSLGAATGSMLLAGMLYLTFREVSRLQFGYFFTISLVLLLLARAGLRLYHRARGKSRPGGRNRILIIGAGDLGQRAAQLLIDQSRWGYALAGFLDDDPAKAGVSYLGHAVLASVDDVAGVASDRKIDEVWVCLPGRSYERIQWVVAQLEKLPVRIKIAPDYFSLALVRARAEVMGGIPFIGLRDPILTGSQRAFKRLFDIMGALALLAILAIPMTASALAIRLNSAGPVLFRQKRVGENGRLFGMLKFRTMQADAEALQDQVLVKTADGQVIHKQPGDPRVTRVGRFLRRYSLDELPQLWNVVRGHMSLVGPRPEMPWLVDRYEGWQRKRFAVPQGVTGWWQVNGRSDKPMHLSTEDDLYYVYHYSIWLDIRILLMTPLAVLRGQGAF